One genomic region from Natrinema caseinilyticum encodes:
- a CDS encoding DUF433 domain-containing protein, whose product MTIVRDPDHSDGAPTIEGTGIRVKDIAIAYEHSGYEPDEITQLYPDLSLSETSTVHSHTTTITLMISGQPNRHRHEADLLRRGHLDPGCRRITSPRMDRSYGS is encoded by the coding sequence ATGACCATCGTCCGGGACCCAGATCACAGCGACGGAGCACCGACGATAGAAGGAACGGGCATTCGCGTAAAAGACATCGCAATAGCCTACGAGCACAGCGGCTACGAGCCGGATGAAATCACCCAACTGTATCCAGATCTCTCTCTCTCGGAGACGTCCACCGTGCACTCGCATACTACTACGATCACATTGATGATTTCAGGCCAACCGAATCGGCACCGGCATGAGGCCGATTTACTGCGGCGAGGGCATCTGGATCCCGGTTGCCGACGGATTACGTCGCCGAGGATGGACCGTTCATACGGTTCGTGA
- a CDS encoding conditioned medium-induced protein 4, which yields MNEKTEELRDIFTSVTDGEETITESQEDTRGSLERDERTDEERLESVVQQMRERYAFDTELTDDELITVAREFYDGRSDDAIAGGIGVDAEDVFEARMSLHLVGETDADEVDLAAIRDREEGDETLADEYDVSEAKIRRYRRVARAEDESRSANDRYRDEFDSILADAELSERMASDLREDGLEDATEGMETDVDF from the coding sequence ATGAACGAGAAAACCGAGGAACTCCGGGATATCTTCACGTCCGTCACCGATGGCGAGGAAACGATCACCGAATCGCAGGAGGACACCCGCGGCTCCCTCGAGCGCGACGAGCGAACCGACGAGGAGCGCCTCGAGAGCGTCGTCCAGCAGATGCGCGAGCGCTACGCGTTCGACACGGAACTGACCGACGACGAATTGATCACGGTCGCCAGGGAATTCTACGACGGCCGGTCCGACGATGCGATCGCAGGGGGGATCGGGGTCGACGCGGAGGACGTCTTCGAGGCGCGAATGTCGTTGCACCTCGTGGGCGAGACCGATGCGGACGAAGTGGACCTCGCGGCCATCCGCGACCGCGAGGAGGGCGACGAGACGCTGGCGGACGAATACGACGTCAGCGAGGCGAAGATTCGCCGCTACCGCCGCGTCGCCCGAGCGGAAGACGAGTCTCGGTCGGCGAACGACCGGTACCGCGACGAGTTCGACAGTATCCTCGCGGACGCGGAACTCTCGGAGCGGATGGCGTCCGACCTCCGCGAGGACGGACTCGAGGACGCGACCGAGGGGATGGAAACGGACGTGGACTTTTGA
- a CDS encoding DUF5615 family PIN-like protein: protein MRPIYCGEGIWIPVADGLRRRGWTVHTVRDEGKLGAPDREHLSYAVENDWVLVTFDDNFLSLVERADLETPA from the coding sequence ATGAGGCCGATTTACTGCGGCGAGGGCATCTGGATCCCGGTTGCCGACGGATTACGTCGCCGAGGATGGACCGTTCATACGGTTCGTGACGAGGGGAAACTGGGCGCTCCCGACCGCGAACACCTCTCGTATGCCGTCGAGAACGACTGGGTTCTGGTGACGTTCGACGACAATTTTCTCTCGCTTGTCGAGCGAGCCGATCTCGAGACGCCGGCATAA